One window of the Benincasa hispida cultivar B227 chromosome 3, ASM972705v1, whole genome shotgun sequence genome contains the following:
- the LOC120072828 gene encoding phosphatidylinositol-glycan biosynthesis class X protein isoform X1: MKAEPHTPVRIYLLLGISLVFYPTFGSCLDGISHSSKVGRYIMGSYYEKYESFIDAHFDGFLSQDLPVNICEVLPCDLNTALSLSIRSRINGEGSHRQLSSTIKFNIKKSMSQVPIQHCKFIIIERLPSGVFADPFELEHLLHRAVFSDVAVFGDTNLELPSVLSNISVVEVHKDIGPNILSHNKNLLDFTVDLPLHSRYPRLDESGYVQVRLKAPDLFLQCSIQEKPHNRSCLFKLESDDAEADLTWSIPAGKRSDAGIVRAVTFVSALLSVLCIVFFTQIRQLKVMKQC, encoded by the exons ATGAAGGCCGAGCCGCATACTCCTGTtcgtatttatttattgttgggAATTTCATTGGTTTTCTACCCTACATTTGGCTCTTGCCTTGATGGCATTTCACACTCTAGTAAG GTTGGAAGATATATTATGGGATCCTATTATGAAAAATACGAAAGTTTTATTGATGCACATTTTGATGGTTTCCTGTCTCAAGATCTTCCTGTCAACATATGTGAAGTTTTACCATGCGATCTAAATACTGCGCTAAGTCTCTCAATTCGGTCGAGGATCAACGGTGAAGGTTCCCACCGTCAACTTTCATCAACCATCAAGTTCAACATTAAAAAATCCATGTCACAGGTTCCCATACAACACTGTAAGTTTATCATCATTGAACGACTACCATCAGGAGTTTTTGCTGACCCGTTTGAATTGGAACATCTTCTTCATCGAGCTG TATTTAGTGATGTAGCTGTTTTCGGAGATACAAATTTGGAATTGCCTTCAGTCCTCTCCAACATCTCTGTTGTCGAGGTTCACAAGGACATTGGTCCCAACATCTTGTCACACAACAAGAATTTGCTTGATTTCACCGTTGATCTGCCTTTACATTCACGATATCCG CGATTGGATGAAAGTGGTTACGTGCAAGTTAGATTGAAGGCTCCAGACTTGTTTTTGCAGTGTAGCATACAGGAAAAACCACATAATAGGAGCTGTTTATTTAAGTTGGAAAGTGATGATGCAGAGGCAGATCTTACATGGTCGATACCAGCAGGTAAACGATCGGATGCTGGAATTGTTAGAGCTGTGACCTTTGTTTCTGCTCTGTTATCAGTACTATGCATTgtattttttacacaaatcagACAGCTCAAAGTTATGAAGCAATGTTAA
- the LOC120072828 gene encoding phosphatidylinositol-glycan biosynthesis class X protein isoform X2, producing MGSYYEKYESFIDAHFDGFLSQDLPVNICEVLPCDLNTALSLSIRSRINGEGSHRQLSSTIKFNIKKSMSQVPIQHCKFIIIERLPSGVFADPFELEHLLHRAVFSDVAVFGDTNLELPSVLSNISVVEVHKDIGPNILSHNKNLLDFTVDLPLHSRYPRLDESGYVQVRLKAPDLFLQCSIQEKPHNRSCLFKLESDDAEADLTWSIPAGKRSDAGIVRAVTFVSALLSVLCIVFFTQIRQLKVMKQC from the exons ATGGGATCCTATTATGAAAAATACGAAAGTTTTATTGATGCACATTTTGATGGTTTCCTGTCTCAAGATCTTCCTGTCAACATATGTGAAGTTTTACCATGCGATCTAAATACTGCGCTAAGTCTCTCAATTCGGTCGAGGATCAACGGTGAAGGTTCCCACCGTCAACTTTCATCAACCATCAAGTTCAACATTAAAAAATCCATGTCACAGGTTCCCATACAACACTGTAAGTTTATCATCATTGAACGACTACCATCAGGAGTTTTTGCTGACCCGTTTGAATTGGAACATCTTCTTCATCGAGCTG TATTTAGTGATGTAGCTGTTTTCGGAGATACAAATTTGGAATTGCCTTCAGTCCTCTCCAACATCTCTGTTGTCGAGGTTCACAAGGACATTGGTCCCAACATCTTGTCACACAACAAGAATTTGCTTGATTTCACCGTTGATCTGCCTTTACATTCACGATATCCG CGATTGGATGAAAGTGGTTACGTGCAAGTTAGATTGAAGGCTCCAGACTTGTTTTTGCAGTGTAGCATACAGGAAAAACCACATAATAGGAGCTGTTTATTTAAGTTGGAAAGTGATGATGCAGAGGCAGATCTTACATGGTCGATACCAGCAGGTAAACGATCGGATGCTGGAATTGTTAGAGCTGTGACCTTTGTTTCTGCTCTGTTATCAGTACTATGCATTgtattttttacacaaatcagACAGCTCAAAGTTATGAAGCAATGTTAA